In Luteipulveratus mongoliensis, the DNA window CAACATCGTGCTCGCGCGGCTGCTCACCCCGAACGATTTCGGTGTCGTGGCCATCGCGCTCGTCGTGACGGCGCTGCTCGACCAGCTCAAGGACATGGGCACCGGGTCGGCGCTCATCCAGCGGCCCAAGGTCGACGACACGCTGCTCAACGCTGTCTTCTACCTCAACGTCGTGCTCGGACTCGCGCTCGCAGTCGGCCTGTTCGCCGGTGCTGAGCCGCTCGCCGCCACGCTCGGCAACTCCGCCGCGGCCCCCGCGATGCGCGGGTTCGCTTTCGTCACGCTGGTGACGTCGCTCGGGCAGATCCACCACTCCCTCCTGCGACGTGACCTGCGGTTCTTCGAGATCGCCGTCGTGACCTGCGTCGGAGCCGTCGCCACCGCGGCGGTCGCGGTGACGAGCGCTCTTGCGGGACTGACGTTCTGGGCCCTCGTGCTCGGAGCTGCGGCCGGAGCGGTGGTGAGCACGGGCATGGTGTGGCGCTACGACCGGTGGCGCCCGTCGCTCAACGTCGATGTGAGAAGCCTGCGTTCGATCTGGGGCTACAGCTTCAACCTGTTCCTGTCCAACTTGGTCTTCTTCTTCTTCACCCAGGCGGACAAGGTCATCGTGAGCAGCGCGTTCGGCGCCGCTCCACTCGGGGCGTACTCGATGGCGCAGCGGACGATCGCCTCGCCCATGCAGTCCGTGAGCTCGGTGGTCGATGAGGTCACGTTCCCGGCCTTCTCCCGCAGACAGGACGACAATGAGTCGCTGCGCTCGGGGTTCATCCGCTCGTCCCGGGTCATCGCGTTCGCGACCTTCCCGCTGATGGGAGGTCTGGCGGCACTCGCCACCCCGACCGTCCACGTCGTCTTCGGCGCCAAGTGGGACCAGCTGATCCCGCTGATCTGGGTCCTCGGCCCGATCTGTGCGGTGCTGTCGGTGACCTCGACCTCGAGTCAGCTGCTGCTGGCCAAGGGACGCAGCGACTGGTCCTTCCGCTGGGGTCTGGTCTACAGCGTGCTGCTCGTCGGCGCCGAGCTCATCGGTGTCCACTGGGGTCTGGTCGGTGTCGCCGCCGCGTACGCCATCGGCAACATCGTGCTCATCCCGTTCGGCCTGATCATGACGTTCCACCTCATCGGGCTCCGGCTGCGGGACTACCTGCTGGCCCTCGTCTCGCAGCTGTTGATCACGCTGGGCATGGTGGCGTGTGTGCTGGCGGCCGCGTTCGTGATGCGGCGCCTCGGCAGCCCCGAGTGGCTCGAGCTCATCGTCGGGCTGCTGGTCGGAGTCGGCGCCTATGCCGGGCTGGTGCTGTGGCGTAAGCCCCCCGCATGGCGCGAGCTCCGGGTCATCCTCCGCGAGCGTGCGGCGTGACCGCGGTGCCCAAGGTCTCCGTCGGGCTGCCGGTCTACAACGGCGGCCGCTACCTCGAGGAGGCGTTGTCCTCTGTCCTCGCCCAGACCCACCAGGACCTCGAGGTCGTCATCAGCGACAACGGATCCACCGACTACACGCAGAGCATCTGCGAGCGGTTCGCCGCCCTCGACAACCGCGTCCGCTACATCCGTCACGAGACCAACAAGGGAGCAGCGTTCAACCACAACTTCGTGGTGACCGCGGCCAAGGGCCAGTACTTCCGTTGGTACGCCTACGACGACCGGCTCGAGCCGACCTGTCTCGAGAAGTGCGTACGCGTGCTCGACGCTGATCCGACGGTCGTGCTGGCCTGGCCGCAGACCATCGTCATCGACGGCGCGGGTGACGTGGTCGGGCCCTACCGCTCGGACCTGCCTTGGGACAACGCGACGGCGGTCAGCCGGTTGCGCTCGCTCCTCGGCAGGCCGACGGAGGAGACGCTGCTGCACATGTGCTACCCGGTCTACGGGCTCATCCGCCGAGAGGTGATGCTCGGCACGGGGCTGCTAGGCGCGTACAACGGGGCCGACACGGTGCTGCTCACGGAGCTGGCGCTGCGCGGCCGCTGGCAGCAGATTCCTGAGCCGTTGTTCTACAACCGCCGGCACGCCGGGTCCTCCGCGGTGGACAAGTCGCCAGAGACGGTCGCGGCGTGGTTCGACCCGGCGCGGGCCGAGGTCTTTCCGATGCCGTGGAGCCGGCAGTTCGAGGGCTACGTGCGC includes these proteins:
- a CDS encoding lipopolysaccharide biosynthesis protein — translated: MSDETTGAPEVDEGRHVTSAVVARGAKHTAASQIVTQTVRFGTNIVLARLLTPNDFGVVAIALVVTALLDQLKDMGTGSALIQRPKVDDTLLNAVFYLNVVLGLALAVGLFAGAEPLAATLGNSAAAPAMRGFAFVTLVTSLGQIHHSLLRRDLRFFEIAVVTCVGAVATAAVAVTSALAGLTFWALVLGAAAGAVVSTGMVWRYDRWRPSLNVDVRSLRSIWGYSFNLFLSNLVFFFFTQADKVIVSSAFGAAPLGAYSMAQRTIASPMQSVSSVVDEVTFPAFSRRQDDNESLRSGFIRSSRVIAFATFPLMGGLAALATPTVHVVFGAKWDQLIPLIWVLGPICAVLSVTSTSSQLLLAKGRSDWSFRWGLVYSVLLVGAELIGVHWGLVGVAAAYAIGNIVLIPFGLIMTFHLIGLRLRDYLLALVSQLLITLGMVACVLAAAFVMRRLGSPEWLELIVGLLVGVGAYAGLVLWRKPPAWRELRVILRERAA
- a CDS encoding glycosyltransferase family 2 protein produces the protein MTAVPKVSVGLPVYNGGRYLEEALSSVLAQTHQDLEVVISDNGSTDYTQSICERFAALDNRVRYIRHETNKGAAFNHNFVVTAAKGQYFRWYAYDDRLEPTCLEKCVRVLDADPTVVLAWPQTIVIDGAGDVVGPYRSDLPWDNATAVSRLRSLLGRPTEETLLHMCYPVYGLIRREVMLGTGLLGAYNGADTVLLTELALRGRWQQIPEPLFYNRRHAGSSAVDKSPETVAAWFDPARAEVFPMPWSRQFEGYVRAVRAAPLSARERAACTSVLAHWFAHDRRWRVIAGELRIRARQRRVGVRGS